TGAGCCTCGATTGACTATGTCATCTCACATTCTTGTAACCAACGACGATGGTGTCACCTCGCCCGGCATTCTGGCACTGAAACAGGCGCTGGAAGCGCTGGGCCAGGTGACGGTCTTTGCGCCCGACCGCAATTGGAGCGCGGCAGGGCATAGCAAGACCATGCATAAGCCGCTGCGGATCCAACAGGTGGTGCTGGCCGACGGCTCTCCCGCCTACACCACCAACGGCGCGCCCTCCGATTGTGTGGGCCTGGCTCTGCTGGGTGCAGTTCCTGTGCAACCTGATCTGGTGGTCTCCGGCATCAATCAAGGACCGAATCTGGGCCATGATATCACCTACAGCGGCACCGTGGCAGGTGCCATGGAGGCTGTGGTCGGCGGACTGCCCGCCATCGCGGTCTCAATGGAAAATGGCGAATGGCGCGATTTCGATGCCGTAACCGGTGTGGTGACAGAGCTGGCCCGGCTCATCCTGGAGCGAGGGCTTCCTCCCAATACGCTTCTCAACGTCAACGCCCCCGCTCGTTCAGCCGGTGACATTGCCGGCGTAGCTGTCACGCGCCTGGGCAGGCGGGTGTACAAGGATGTGTTGATCGAGCGGGAAGACCCCAAAGGACGCCCCTATTACTGGATCGGCGGCGAACCTCCTGGCGGTGTCGTGGAGGATGGCACAGATATCGGCGTGGTGGCCCGGGGATTCATCTCCGTCACTCCCTTGACCATGGATATGACCAACTACCCGTTTCTCAAGAACCTGCGCGAGTGGCTGGCGCTGTCTGACTCTGGCAGCCTGGATAGCCACAGCAGCGGCCCTCTTCCCGGTTTTGAGGAAGGGGCGGAAAAGAATCGCAGATGACGCTGATAACCGCCGATAAACGCTGATCAGACATCAGAAAAGATCAGCGATCTCTGTGCCGAAGGTCTGCGTAAATCAGCGGTGAAGAGAAAAAATCTCAACCGCAGGCCTGTGCCGGCCTGTCCAGGTCAGGGAAGGGATAACAATGGAAACAAAGTATGCGTTTTTTGAGGGCAGGATTGTGCCCTTTGAGCAGGCAAAGGTCAGCGTAATGACCCACGCCTTGAACTATGGCACCGCCTGCTTCGCCGGTATTCGAGCCTACTGGAACGAGCAGGAGAAGCAGCTATTTTTATTTCGTCTGAACGATCATGTCGAGCGCTTTCTCACTTCCTGCCGCCTGCTCATGATGGATGTACCCTACAGCGCAGAGCATCTGGCTGGCGTTGTGGTTGAGCTGCTGCAGAAGGAGGGTTTTCGCTCCGACATCTATATCCGTCCTCTTGGTTACAAGGCTGATCTGAAGATCGGCGTGCTGCTTCACGATATGGTCGACGAAGTCACGATATATGCGTTGCCTTTTGGGCGCTACGTTGAAAACGAGGAGGGGGCTGCGGTTTGTGTCTCATCCTGGCGACGGGTTGATGACAATGCCATGCCTGCCCGGGGCAAGATTTCCGGCGCCTATGTCAATTCGGCCTTTGTCAAGAGCGAGGCTTTGCTCAACGGTTTTGACGAGGCGATTGTACTAAGCCAGGACGGGCACGTGTCGGAAGGCAGCGCAGAGAATCTCTTCATGGTCCGCAATGGTTGCCTCATCACGCCGTCCATTACTGCCAACATCCTGGAAGGGATTACCCGCCGTACCATCATGCAGCTGGCTGATGAACAGTTGGGCATCCCGACCGAAGAGCGGCAAATTGACCGCACTGAGCTTTACGTCTGCGACGAACTGTTCTTCTGCGGCACAGGGGTTCAGGTGGCAGCGATCACCTCGGTCGATCACCGGCCGGTTGGCGCTGGCAGCATGGGCCCAATCACCGAGGCCATTCGCGATCTCTACTTCGACGTGGTGCGCGGCCAGGTGCCGGCCTACCGGGACTGGTGCACGCCGGTGTACGTCTAACCGTATCAGATGACTTTCGAGCCTGCACCCTTTCCCGATGGCCGACGAGCCTTGCTGGCACTGGCCGTGCTTGGCGCGTTGGCCCTTCTGTTGCTCTGGCGCCTCTTCAGCCGTCCGCCGGACGGTTTCTCCTTTGTGCTGTTGGTGGTGATCCTGGGATTACTGATTCCCATTGCCTATCTGGCCTGGCGGGCGTGGGCCTGCCGCAGTCTCAGCTACTGGATCGATCGCAACGCTGTGACGGTGGCATGGGGACCATTTCGTCAGGTGATCCCGCTCGACAAGATCGAGCAGATGACGCGGGACCAGGCAACTCGAAGCTTCCTGGAACGATCGGTTGCAGAGCAGGGCCTGTCCTATTCCACCTGGCTCACCAGCGAGGGCCACCAAGAGGGCTTGGGGTCCTGGTTCTCGTTCGGACCCTATCTGGGACGAAGCGCAGGGCTGGGACAGCGCCTGTTCACCAGCCTGGCGTCGAGCGCTCCCATTGAACAGATGATTCTGGTTACGCCGGAAGAGGATTTTGGCATCTCGCCGGCCGACCCTGACAGGTTTCTCCAAGCGGTCGAAGCGCATCACCAGCTTGGCCCAACCCGGTTGCTTTCCCTGGAACGACATGAGCCGGAGGTGCTGCGCTCCGATCTCTGGCATGACCGCTGGGCGCTGGGCATGCTGGGTGCGGGATTCCTGTTTGCGTTGTTAATCGTCGGTGTGCTCATGATCCGCTATCCGAGCCTGCCCCCCGGGTTTGGACAGCCTGCCGACATTCCGGGCGGCCTTGCGGTGTTGCTGCCTGGTTTTGCCGTGGCAGTCTGGATCGTCAACAGTATTTGGGGTTTGTTGATCTACGACAGGCACCGGATCGGGTCCCTTTTTTTGTGGACTGGCACCCTGCTCGTTCAGTTGGCGATTCTGGTATCCCTTCTCCTGATGACGGCGGTGTAGGACCCCATGTCGCCCGTTCGTTTTCTGGTCGGATTGATCATCAGCGCATCGATTGGGTGGTTGGCCTACAAGCGTGGCGCCCTTTCGCCAAGCGGCGTATGGGGTGCCATTATCACGGGCACGGTCGTATTCGGCTTTGGTGGGCTGACCTGGGGATTGGTGCTGGTCGTTTTCTTCGTGAGCTCCAGCCTCCTCAGCCATTTTCGCAGGGCTCAGAAGCTTCAATTGGCCGACAAGTTTGCCAAGGGAGAGCGCCGTGATCTGGGGCAGACGTTGGCCAACGGTGGCGTTGGCGCCTTGCTGGCCCTGGCAGTTTTGCTCTTTATCGACCTACCGGGCGAGGTCCGATCGGGTAATCCATTGTACGTTTTTCTGACCCTGGCCTATTTCGGTGCCATTGCCACGGCCAATGCGGACACCTGGGCGACCGAGTTAGGCGTTCTGGCGCCGTCGCGGCCGCGGTTGATCACCACGGGCAAGGAGGTGCCGGCCGGCACCTCCGGCGGTGTTACCTGGCAGGGGTCGCTGGCTGCACTGGCGGGCGGCACTTTCATCGGTGCCAGTGCGTTTTTGATCATCCAGGTGGCCTCGCTGGCGACGAGCGGGCAGCTGCTGATGGCGGATCTGCCGGTCATCCTCATTGCAGGGCTCGCCGGGTTTCTTGGCTCCATGGTGGACAGCCTGTTGGGTGCGACCCTGCAGCGAGTCTATTGGTGTGATACCTGTCAGAAGGAGACCGAACGACCGGTCCATAGCTGTGGAACGACCACCAGCCCGCGCCGGGGATGGGGATGGCTTAACAACGATGTAGTGAACTTTCTGGCATCAGCTGCAGGTGCACTGATTGGCGGCGGGCTGGGTTTGCTGATTCTGCTTTAGCGGCATATAATCCACCGGTGGTCACGGGCGGTAACCGGTGACCATCAAGCCTGTCAGCGGGCCTTTGGTTGGCAGGAAAGAAAACGGAAAGAGTGTCTGGGACAGGCGAAGCATCGCACTGTGCGCCTGTCCTTATTGTTGCCGTCGATAGCGATAATGAAACGAGATCCGGACATGCCAGGTGAGGAACATCGGCCCTTTATCTCCGTCGTGATTCCCTGTTACAACGAAGAGGGGAATCTGGAGAGAGGCGTATTGGACGAAGTGTTCCAATATCTTGAGCAGCAGGACTACCCTTGGGAAGTCATCGTCGTCAACGATGAGTCCACCGATAACAGCCAGCGTCTGGTTGAGGCAACTATTGCCGACAAAGCACGTTTCTCCCTGGTCAATATTCCCCATGGGGGTAAACCTGCTGCGGTCTGGGCTGGTATCCAGCAATCGCGGGGGGACATTGTCCTGTTCACCGACATGGACCAATCCACACCGATCGGTGAGTTGGATAAACTTTTGCCCTGGTACGATCAGGGTTATGATGTGGTGATTGGTTCCCGGGGCGCGTCCCGGGAAGGGTTCAACCTGATCCGACAGGTCGGCAGCCTGGTGTTTCGTGCCATGCGCAGCCTGTTTTTGCTACGGGATATCAACGACACCCAGTGCGGCTTCAAGACCAGTCGCCGGGAGGTGGCGTTGCAGACCTTTCCTCGCCTGCAGTTCTTCAAGCAGGAGGAACAGCCCAGCGGGTGGAAGGTATCGGCCTACGATGTGGAGCTGCTGTACATCGTGGAACGGGCGGGCTACCCCATCAAGGAAGTCATTGTCGAGTGGCAGAACCGCGATGAGAGCGATACCAAGGGACAGCAGAGCGATCTCGCCCGCTACGTGCAGGAGTCGATCGAAATGGGACGCGAGGTGTTTCGTGTCAAGCGTAACCAGGTTCGGGGCATGTACGATGATGTCTGAGGGCAGCGCTTGCGGTTCCCCGGAATGGCGTGTGCCATACCTGGCGGCATCCTGAACGTACACGGCACGCACAACTATGCACGAACTGTCGATCGCCTGCAACCTGGTAGAAACCGCTGAAACCGCTGCTCGGGATGCCGGCGTCGAACAGGTCTCAGCGGTGCATGTGCGCGTCGGC
This genomic stretch from Chloroflexota bacterium harbors:
- the surE gene encoding 5'/3'-nucleotidase SurE, with amino-acid sequence MSSHILVTNDDGVTSPGILALKQALEALGQVTVFAPDRNWSAAGHSKTMHKPLRIQQVVLADGSPAYTTNGAPSDCVGLALLGAVPVQPDLVVSGINQGPNLGHDITYSGTVAGAMEAVVGGLPAIAVSMENGEWRDFDAVTGVVTELARLILERGLPPNTLLNVNAPARSAGDIAGVAVTRLGRRVYKDVLIEREDPKGRPYYWIGGEPPGGVVEDGTDIGVVARGFISVTPLTMDMTNYPFLKNLREWLALSDSGSLDSHSSGPLPGFEEGAEKNRR
- a CDS encoding branched-chain amino acid transaminase → METKYAFFEGRIVPFEQAKVSVMTHALNYGTACFAGIRAYWNEQEKQLFLFRLNDHVERFLTSCRLLMMDVPYSAEHLAGVVVELLQKEGFRSDIYIRPLGYKADLKIGVLLHDMVDEVTIYALPFGRYVENEEGAAVCVSSWRRVDDNAMPARGKISGAYVNSAFVKSEALLNGFDEAIVLSQDGHVSEGSAENLFMVRNGCLITPSITANILEGITRRTIMQLADEQLGIPTEERQIDRTELYVCDELFFCGTGVQVAAITSVDHRPVGAGSMGPITEAIRDLYFDVVRGQVPAYRDWCTPVYV
- a CDS encoding DUF92 domain-containing protein, whose amino-acid sequence is MSPVRFLVGLIISASIGWLAYKRGALSPSGVWGAIITGTVVFGFGGLTWGLVLVVFFVSSSLLSHFRRAQKLQLADKFAKGERRDLGQTLANGGVGALLALAVLLFIDLPGEVRSGNPLYVFLTLAYFGAIATANADTWATELGVLAPSRPRLITTGKEVPAGTSGGVTWQGSLAALAGGTFIGASAFLIIQVASLATSGQLLMADLPVILIAGLAGFLGSMVDSLLGATLQRVYWCDTCQKETERPVHSCGTTTSPRRGWGWLNNDVVNFLASAAGALIGGGLGLLILL
- a CDS encoding glycosyltransferase; this translates as MKRDPDMPGEEHRPFISVVIPCYNEEGNLERGVLDEVFQYLEQQDYPWEVIVVNDESTDNSQRLVEATIADKARFSLVNIPHGGKPAAVWAGIQQSRGDIVLFTDMDQSTPIGELDKLLPWYDQGYDVVIGSRGASREGFNLIRQVGSLVFRAMRSLFLLRDINDTQCGFKTSRREVALQTFPRLQFFKQEEQPSGWKVSAYDVELLYIVERAGYPIKEVIVEWQNRDESDTKGQQSDLARYVQESIEMGREVFRVKRNQVRGMYDDV